The Coffea arabica cultivar ET-39 chromosome 6e, Coffea Arabica ET-39 HiFi, whole genome shotgun sequence genome contains the following window.
tttcaaaaattatttttatttatgtattattatgacattgtatttaaaaaataaactaatTCAAACAGAACCAATTCACTTGATTTGTTTGGATGCCTTAGTGGGGAGGTGTTACGAAGTGTTTACTCTCGCTTGCCAAACACACATGTAATGGCCCTGGTAAGCCGCACTACCAGTCAGCCCTCACactcacacttgcacacaagtATTCAACTTAGAATACTTAGGTAAAAACTAAGGAACAACACGCATAAGTTACAGCCAAATGGCCAATCTTGTATTTCACAACAAAGTTTACAAGGACAATTCTACAAACACTTTGCGTGCAGTATATCTAAGAGTGTTTTTCACTCTCTCTGGTCTGCAACAGAACTTCCACGACATTGAAGCCCTCTGGAACATCTCCCAGACGCTGCATCAAGTCCTCGAATGCAAGTTCCTTTTGTTGCAACTGTTGCTGGACAAAATTTCCGTGTCCAACCATCATTAACCAACAAAACACACAACAGAAGCACGGTATAATGGATCAAAGGAGGTCAGCTGTGAAATATTAATATATCGTACGGCACGGGTTCGAATTCCACTTAAGCATGAAGCATAATTGCTTCTTGTTATATGTGTGGGAAAGGTGAAAACGATGAGGATTTGTTCAAGCACGCTTTTACGTGTATCATGAGCCAAACCCATTAGTATGCGTTACGAGGAGGGCGAATATCCAATATTTACGTGTACAATGACAGAActataaaatttattttgaagGACCAAACTTTATGTATTCATGGGGAAAAATGCTTAGTTTACAAATAATGTAGTTGATTCTAAATTTCAAGGTGAAAAACCGCATCGTATATATGGGATGAGGAGAACCAATTGACCACGCTTTCAGTTATTCATTTCACAGAAGCAAAAATGGAACGAACTTCTCCTTCCTTCTAACAGTCCATTATATTGGTTATTGGACATTGCAGGGGATTTGCCACCAAATTCAAATCTAATTACATTAGATTCTaatatttaattgattgggaaGAAGGGATAAGGGGCTTTTTAAGCAGTCGTTTGGGAAAAGTTCATGTCTAAGATTTGGCCAAACTTTTAAAATTCGTTGTTGATATTTTATACCATAATAAGTTGCAAGAATACTTACCCAGAAACTACTTATAATTCTTAAAACTTAAGGATAAATATGAACAACCAAGTACACAAAAGCATTTAACAAAgcatatgaaaaatgaaaaagtatAACAAAAGCATTCAATTCAAGCATAAGGAAATAGTAAAAATATGAGTTTACAGATGAATGAAAAATGATTCATAGATATCTTCAATCAAGCGTCCAAGTGAGATGAATGAAGAACCCTCATCTTGAATGGTCTTTCTGCTTATCTCTTTCATTTCTCTAACTCTCTTTCTGATTGGATTTTCAGTGTCCATCAAACATCTGACAGCTTTCTCTATTTCCTCAGCCTTCACAAGATTCTCTGCATTTTCCATTCGATAATCCATTTTCAAGTCCACTGCTAATTCCAATTCGCTTACCAGTTCAAACGCACAAATTTGCTGCTCAGCGTAGAGAGGCCATGTTGCTATAGGCACCCCATGCCACAAGCTTTCCAGTGTGGAATTCCAGCCGCAATGAGAAACAAAATCCCCAACTGCTTCATGAGCCAGCACCTCCACCTGTGGTGCCCAACCACACACCAATCCTCGATTTTGGGTACGTTCCAAGAAACCTTCCGGCAATATTCCAGAAAAACTGGAATATTCACCTGGAGGTTTTGTAAAGTCCTTTGATCCAGGCGACCGGACAGACCACAAGAATCTGTAGCCACTCTGCTCGACTGCAATTGCCATCTCTGCTAACTGGTCAGGCTCCAAAGTACCCCTGCTTCCAATTATGAGCTCGGATCATAGCCTTGTAATTTTGGACACATAATTTGGTCCTACTAAGAAGTTTTCGAGACCAAAATTTGAAGCATTTTGGTGGCGGGATAATTAAACGGGAGTCATCCCCATTTTCCACTTCCTCAATTTGACTTACCATGGATGCAAAGAAACTACCGTACTCATTTAAATACTCCGCATATAAACCATGAAGTTGAACCCACAAAAGTATTTGTGTAACTGAGATACAAGAAAAAAGCCCGGTTTGGTACCCAGCGGTGAAGAACCAATAACGTACCATGCACCGAGCAAAGAACACTGTTTAACCACTGAGTCAAAACTCAGTAGCCACCAAAATGGATTAAGTTCCTATTTGAACGGTAAGTCGAGCGTTCGAATCACATttatagtaaaaaaaatttaaagagaGTGTCAGAACATCTATTTGAtctaattaaatttttataactAATAACTCTTTATATACAGTATCTTTAAACTCTGCTCCCTATATATTATGATAAATTaagttataaaaatattatgattacctaaaaaaagaaagtaaagaCCACTGTTTAAAGTAAAGAGCATCTCTTGGAGCGAGGAAAAGT
Protein-coding sequences here:
- the LOC113696553 gene encoding UDP-glycosyltransferase 71K1 → MAIAVEQSGYRFLWSVRSPGSKDFTKPPGEYSSFSGILPEGFLERTQNRGLVCGWAPQVEVLAHEAVGDFVSHCGWNSTLESLWHGVPIATWPLYAEQQICAFELVSELELAVDLKMDYRMENAENLVKAEEIEKAVRCLMDTENPIRKRVREMKEISRKTIQDEGSSFISLGRLIEDIYESFFIHL